Proteins encoded together in one Salmo trutta chromosome 3, fSalTru1.1, whole genome shotgun sequence window:
- the LOC115164058 gene encoding leucine-rich repeat extensin-like protein 3, whose translation MQVAVTPPTLSPLLPPSSIYSHSSYTQPPPPPILHLQSLLLHSAPSSPHPPSTVTPPPTLSPLLPHPPSTVTPPPTLSPLLPPSSIYSHSSSYTQPPPPPILHLQSLLLLHSAPSSPHPPSTVTPPTLSPLLPPSSIYSHSSYTQPPPPPILHLQSLLLLHSAPSSPHPPSTVTPPPTLSPLLPPSSIYSHSSSYTQPPPPSSPHPPSTVTPPPTLSPLLPPPPILHLQSLLLLHSAPSSLLPPSSVYSHSSSYTQPPPPSSPHPPSTVTPPPTLSPLLPPPSIYSHSSSYTQPPPPPSSIYSHSSYTQPPPPSIYSHSSSYTQPPPPPILHLHHSSYTQPLSSPSSSVYSHSSSYTQSPSSPHSPSTPFQFQ comes from the exons ATGCAAGTTGCAG TCACTCCTCCTACACtcagccccctcctccccccatcctccaTCTACAGTCACTCCTCCTACACtcagccccctcctccccctatccTCCATCTACAGTCACTCCTCCTACACtcagccccctcctccccccatcctccaTCTACAGTCACTCCTCCTCCTACACtcagccccctcctcccccatcctccatcTACAGTCACTCCTCCTCCTACACtcagccccctcctccccccatcctccaTCTACAGTCACTCCTCCTCCTACACtcagccccctcctccccccatcctccaTCTACAGTCACTCCTCCTCCTACACtcagccccctcctccccccatcctccaTCTACAGTCACTCCTCCTACACtcagccccctcctccccccatcctccaTCTACAGTCACTCCTCCTACACtcagccccctcctccccccatcctccaTCTACAGTCACTCCTCCTCCTACACtcagccccctcctccccccatcctccaTCTACAGTCACTCCTCCTCCTACACtcagccccctcctccccccatcctccaTCTACAGTCACTCCTCCTCCTACACTcagccccctcctccctcctccccccatcctccGTCTACAGTCACTCCTCCTCCTACACTcagccccctcctccctcctccccccatcctccaTCTACAGTCACTCCTCCTCCTACACTcagccccctcctccctcctccccccatcctccGTCTACAGTCACTCCTCCTCCTACACTcagccccctcctccctcctccccccatcctccGTCTACAGTCACTCCTCCTCCTACACTcagccccctcctccctcctccctccatctacaGTCACTCCTCCTCCTACACtcagccccctcctcccccatcctccatcTACAGTCACTCCTCCTACACTcagccccctcctccctccatctacaGTCACTCCTCCTCCTACACtcagccccctcctccccccatcctccaTCTACA TCACTCCTCctacactcagcccctctcctccccctcctcctccgtcTACAGTCACTCCTCCTCCTACACTcagtccccctcctccccccattcTCCATCTAca CCGTTTCAGTTTCAGtaa